The stretch of DNA ATCAATGGTCAAATCGTGTCTAGACCAATGATGTACCTAGCATTGACTTACGATCATAGACTACTGGATGGGAGAGAGGCAGTTACCTTTTTAAGAACCATCAAGGAGTTGATCGAGGACCCAAGGAAAATGCTGTTATGGTAATCGTTTCTATCGAAAGTCCGTATTAATTTATTAACTCTCTTGTTTCGAATTTGGCGGtaaatttttatttattttgCTCGATAAAGGGGTCCGCCCTCAAGTCAGGATCAGTTAGTGACGTAAATGATTATGTATTTCGATTCCACTCGGTGATTGTGTATTAGATATCTTCTCAATGCCACGTTGTTAATTATATATTCTATATGAACTCTGTATCCAGATATCTAACTTTTGAAACAATGCAATCTTCCTTACTAGCTAGGTTGAATTTTATCATATCCCCCCAGAAGTAAGACAATTTTTCATTACAGAACCCCATGTAATCAAACACCTCTTCGTTGGGATCATCAGAGGAGGTCACTCTATTGCTTCCCTTATCTGGGACGTGCGCCTCAATTTTTGCTGATGCTGCCTCCAGTTGACCGCTCTGTAGTATGGCCCATACCGACCAGAACAACTGAGATGCAGCTCTCCATTTCAAAACAGAGTTGTACAGTTTGACAATAGAAGCTTCTCCCTTGGAATCACCGTGATGCAAGTGTGTCGAGTAGTGGTATAAAAAGTCCAAaactttttctttacttGGATACTGTTCACCATGGCACTTATAAGATTCGTCAATTTCATAGTCATGCATGCATTCAGTCAAAAAATTTGCAAGATCAAACTGGATAGCGTTGACCCCGGAATACTCGTAATCGATCAGATTAAGATTTGGAATATCATCATCCTTCGTTTTTGAATCCAACAGGATATTCCCCTGTTGAGCATCGTTATGGCAAAATTTCATTTGCTGGAAACTTTCGGcatcttcttccaaaagCCAGTTTTTATAATTTAGTACCGTCTTTTTGAATGTAGCCCAATCTCTACATAGCAAAATCTCAGTCACGTTCTGGTGATCCCTACTGTCTATCCATTCTCCTCCATTTATATTCTCAATGATCTCAATCCATTGGCCCAATTTATACCAACACATACCGTCACGATGGTGAGCAATTTCCTTATCTGTAATCGAAACCAAACAGTGTAACGCTTTAAATTTTTGAGCAAGAACTCGGTATACATTTTGCTGCACCATTTGCTTAGCAGACACACTTTTGAACCCTTCTAAGAAGTATTCCACTCTTCCGTTGTCAAAAACGTAAAGCACATTTACATATCCAACCACTGGAGGTACTCTCGTTATGTTATTAAACTCTTCAACTCTATCAACAAGCGATTCCAATTTTGCTCCAAATATCCGAACTAGGTAGCTTGTAGAAGTCCCAGAAGAATCCCGGATCGACAACTTGTAAATGACATTAGTCAATGCACCTTTCAGCTTGACAATTTCATAATTTTGACAATCATCAGTCAGGAGTGATACCAGATTATCTGGAGCATCTAGCGGTATTGTGACATGCAATCTCTTCatatcttcaacatttACTGTCTGAACAAGGGAAACTTCAGTAGCGACTATAAAATGTAAACAAACGCGGTTCTTATCCCATCGACGTCTAGAATACGGCAGAAACGACTTGAAAGAAAGATCGAGATCCTGTTACCCGTCTCTTCCTTCCTCTAATTTGACAAGAGTTTTCCTACAGTTTCCTTAGAAGTACTCGTCTCGAAAGAGATTATTCAAGTAAGGACGAAGACAAGCTTTTAGTAGCCGGCGCATTTGTGGTTCAAATACGCCAGGAACATGATGCTTTCAGATGTATGAGCTGCGAAGGCTCGTAACCACTACAGTCCTTCGTTTGTGACACTTCCTCAGTCGTTACCCGCCGTCTTTACATTCTTGGgccaaaaatttttgcTGCAAAAAAACTAAACTCCGGGTAATGATAATATCTCAAAAGGGAAAGCAGTATGTTGTtccctttgggaaaaaGATAAACATTGAATTAGAGGTTTTTCGCTTTCTCATATATGGATGTTCCTCTCAATTACTACAAGAAATCGATAGGAGGATTTTTTACTTGTACGTTTTTGGTTGAAACATTTGGATTATCCCTTACTTAACCACCTGTATTATTTCGCTCAACTATAAATCGTGGATAAGAACAACTGTCTCCTAGCAAGCCTTTGACCAGGTGAGATCAATTACAGAGGAGGGACTTTACTGCTAACTAGAATATAATAACTGTCGCTACAACAAAACAATCTCATTACAAGAGAACTATTAAAAGAGTGTCTCTGAGAAATCAACCACCATGGATACCCGAACTAGAAATAACACCTGGGTCATGAATCCAAGTGATCACCTTGACAAATTTGATtacaatttgaaaagtgAAGAAAACTTGATGGACAgccacaacaacaatatAGACGTGGACAATATCGATCCCTTCTTGGATTTAGATACGGAACTAAACAACTTTTACATGCCATTGGACGCCGAAGGCTCCGAAAATGGCTCCCCCGCTGATGATTTGGACAATTTCGATTCGTTGACTGCACTGCCAGCGAACGAGGCGATAAATTGGGATGACTTCGACTTTGACGTTTCTCCTACCGCTGATGCAATGCAGGGCCAAAATCTGGACAACTTAGGTGTAACTGAACTCGATAATACCAACTTAATGGTTGACGGGTCGATGACAACGTTGGAAACTCCTTTGCTACAAAAGCAGAAGGAGTTGAATGAGGCCTTACTGAGACAGCGAGAGGTGAATTCGAAGCTGGAACGAGAACTGAAGCAGACTCGTCTACAGCAGATgaaacttcaaaacaagTTGAGAGAGCAGGAAAACCTTGCCAGCAAACGGTTCGCCTTAGGAGATATCACGTCTTCGTCGCGGCTAAACCGAACACCTTCTGGGAAGGAGAATATTTTCGCTCAGGCGAAAAGTGCAAACTCGTCCCCAAGCAAGAAACAGCACACCTCCAAGTTGTCCTTCGTCTCTCCATCGTCGAATACAACGGTGTATGGCTCGCCAAAGAGAAGGACTTACCGAGCGAAAGCAATGATACTGAAtaaagatttggaaaacaaCAGGAGCGCCGCTAAggatcaaaaaattaaaattGATTTCGAGACCTCATTGGCGCCTACAGTTTTCAATAATAACGAGAATGCAAGCCTGTACTCGTCACCAACTCAAAGCAGAAGACCCTCGATTGCGTCTTCCCCTGTGCAACCAGACTCTAGTAATGTTTCGCCCGTCGTGCATGCGGATACAAGACGCAACAGTACCAAGAGAAATTCCATCACTTTCATCCCACTAAtaaacaacttcaacaagagaTCGCCTTCAGGAAGAAAGAGCTACACATTAAATAATCAAGACAGCCCTATCAGGATAAAAAGGCACGTAAGTAAGGGCAATACGAGAGACCTCCAACTGCCCCCACCTTTGGCGAATGAGAATATCAAGGGGACCAGTGCGTTCAGAGATTTGACAAAGGCCCCACAGTTGGCACCCCCCAACGAGTTTTCTAGTGTCATTATTGAGGACTCGCCAGTGTTGAGTCCAGACCAACCGGGAAATACCGAGCTGGAATGGGACCGGGAAAGCAAAGGAAGTTCCCAGGAACCTGAAAGTGTTTTCGTCATGTCGCAGACTTCTTCTCCTGTTTTGAAGTCGCAGGGCCATTTCGACGGAGAATCGCCAACCTTTGGTTATCACAGCAGAGATATCGACACTCTACTGCCGATCAGTCCCTTGAAGATTACTAGGAAACGAACCACTCTTCCTAGGGGGTCCATTGACCGCTACGTGAAGGAGCTACCAGACAAATCATTCGAATGCCTGTACCCAGAGTGCAAAAAgctgttcaaaagaaggtaCAACATACGATCTCATATACAAACGCACCTCGAGGACCGGCCGTACACTTGTGACTTCCCCGGCTGCACGAAAGCCTTTGTCAGAAATCACGACCTCGTAAGGCATAAAAAATCTCACTCCGAAAAAGCGTACGGTTGCCCTTGCGGAAAGATGTTCAACAGAGAAGATGCCATGATTGTTCACCGCAGCAGGATGATCTGTGTTGGTGGCAAGAAATACGAAAACGTGGTGATCAAGCGGTCACCGCGAAAGCGCGGCAGACCGAGAAGGGAGTCATTGACAAGCGATgagtttgatgatgaaaacCACTCAGTGGATGAAAACAACCGGGGCGCGACAGATATCACTCTGTTCTGATTCTCAGTTACTGGTTGAATTCAGTTTTGGGAGCAATATACATTCTTGGGGTAACATATATGATAATATCAAtaatattttctttttataaGCAATCATGTGATGGTAATCGATGCTAAGCGGAAAcaaattttctttcttaGTTAGTCCCGTTCCTGCAGCAATTGTATCACATGTGCGTCTTACTTCTCCTGTATTTCAATTTGGGGACTGTGTCATCCATCGCctgaaagaagaaaaaaaaagaagtcCTCTCGACGTTCTTTAGGATATCGGGAATATGATATTTCAATCATAACCTCGAGAGTAGATTGAAAAACAAATTGAGAAAAAGACGATGTCGAGACTCACGATACTAAGGCTTCTTATAACCCTTAAAGTACCGGCTGCTGTAACGGAATTCCGCTCTTCTGCAATACACggacacacacacaaaaaaggaaggaaatATGCAGCCAGTCACCGCTGCGGCGTTTCCGTTTGCAGTGCATATCATAGTGCCTTTCTTTGACCAGATGTAATGAATAACACGTTTTGCTGCATGAAAAGGTACTTCAAGGGTTATTCAATGGCATAGAGTGAGGAGATgagggaaagaaaatttttatcTCTGCAGCAGTAGTCAACGATGCGACGTCTGTTGCTCACATATATAAGATCCTTGAATGACCAGGCAATTGAACCATCCAGAGTGATGGATAATTACAAATCCTTTTTTGGATCATAAAACAGACGTAACAGACAGTAAGACAGTCAGAACGCTCTCTTTTATCATCCTCATCGGACAAATAATATAATATGGATCCCATCACGTTTTTGCTTTTCAAAAGAGATGACGACAGCGGTCCAGCGCCTGCCTGTGCCGATACTAACGAGTACGATGGTCGTTCCAATTTGAGAATCCTTTCCATCTTTATAATTCTGATCTCATCGGCGATGGGTTCGTTCTTCCCCATTCTGTCGTCAAAATACTCTTTCATCCGCTTGCCAGACTGGTGCTTCTTTTTAGCCAAGTTTTTCGGTTCCGGTGTTATCGTTGCTACCGCGTTTGTGCATCTGCTACAGCCAGCAAATGAAGCATTGACTGACGAGTGTTTAACTGGTACTTTCCAGAGTTATCCATGGGCGTTTGGTATCTGTTTGAtgtctctgtttcttctaTTTTTGATGGAACTGGTCAGTCATTATCTGATTGCCAAAACGTTTGGTCATGCCGCCCACGATCATTCTGACTTTGGGAACTTTGTTAGAAAGGACTCCAAAGAATTGATTGATGAGTCTGATAGCGAAAGCTTGCACAAGGGAAGTCTCAGATTTGAAGTCAACTCAAATTCTGCCCCGGAAGAAGACATCGAAGAAAACCCTCACACTATTTTAGGCAACTCGGATAAAATGGCGTCTATGCCTGGGAAGGGCCACTACGACCACGCGGTATTCCATCAGGACCCAGCTCAACTAGGAAGTCCCCTTGAGGAGCCGAACAAAGAAAAGTACGCCAACCAAATTATGGCGGTACTATTCTTGGAATTCGGTATCTTGTTCCATTCTGTCTTCATCGGTCTGTCGTTGGCAGTCGCTGGTGACGAATTTAAAACACTTTTCATTGTTCTGGTCTTCCACCAAATGTTCGAAGGTTTGGGTCTGGGTACTAGAATTGCAGAAACTAAATGGCCAGAAAACAGAAGATTGACACCATGGATGTTAGCACTAGGTTTCACGCTTACAACTCCTGTGGCGATCGCCATTGGGTTGGGTGTCAGACACTCCTTCATTCCAGGTTCCAGAAAAGCTCTTGTGTCGAATGGTGTGTTCGACTCGATCTCATCAGGGATTTTGATTTACACAGGTCTCGTTGAATTAATGGCACATGAATTCTTGTACTCGAACCAGTTCAACGGTGCCGACGGattcaagaagatgatcCTTGCGTACGTTATTATGTGTTTCGGTGTTGGTTTGATGGCATTGTTGGGTAAATGGGCTTGATGGGGTTTTCCCAGGGACAGTCCCGATATAATTTATTATTTTCACAATGTTCTTTTATTTGCATTGATAAATATTTCTCCGTTAACTTGCTGGGCATACTACTAAATATGATTTTATAGAAAAAGATAGATCCTGTTAGCGTAAGACTCGGTTGTTGATGTGGGCTAGGGTAAGACTAGGTAGTTATATAAGTTAGCTACTGTTAGTTATTATCTAAGTATATACTCTAGTCGACCCGTTAGGTTGTACCTTGCGATGATTATTAGTAATCAGTTATTCTTGGTTAATTCCCGTTGTATTCCTTGGTTCATATTCAGAGAAGCTTCAAGGCCTGAGACGATCCCGCATGGTTTGATTATATATGATTCGGAAGTGTCTGTAGAGTGCACTTATTGAGCAATTCCCTTACCCGAGTTCACAGTGTTCCGTGCTGTTGTATAATTGGTAGCCAGCCAGCTATATTCGGGGACTCCCACAAATTATCCTCACAGATCCAAAgtgattttttgaagtgaGACTGGTTATATACTTGTATTAGATCATGTACCTTCTTCCTAATAAAAAATGCCAAATATGCTTCGAACGCAATAGTGGTCATAGTAACTACTTTGGCTCACAATAACTTTTTCAACCCCCCCTACAAGTTGATTTCAGGACCCAGACATTGAAAAGGCGAAGGTGaatctgttcttctttcttgtATTTACATGGTATGTACGTTTCTCTTTAAATTTCGTGTTGGTGCGGATTAATTTATTCTACATAATACTTCACCTGGAAGTTTTTTCTGCACGGCTTCCCCAATCTCCATCACGTCTCCAGCGTTTCTCACCAGAATTAGTTCTCCAGGTTGCAAAGGTTTAACGTTCCTTATCGTCGTCCCCAAGTACAGTTTTTTCATCTCCTCACTATTCAAGTGTATCCTCACACTCGGCTTGGATATCAGTTGACATTTGCTCAGAACAGGCCTATTATCCCTATACTTCAGTCCAATCCAGAGCCGTCTCGTGGCAATATTGTCCGGTGTAACTTCAACATATTCCTTATCCGGACCCTTTGTCGACCCCTTTTGCAGAGACGACAAGAACCCTTGCTTGTATAAGTTGTATGCGAACTGTAATTGTAATTTAGTGTATGGGATTGAAGTCAACGACAACCTTACACGAGTGCAATTTTGTAGATGCGCACAAGTGTGTGCCAATGTGACCAAGGACATCGTTAACACCACAAAAAACCACTTGCCCGTTGATGTAACCTAACGTCGAGGTCTCAAGTGCGTTTGGACCTTCTTCAATAGGTTTCGCTTTTGCTTATGTCGTTTTCTCGAATGATAGGATagatattcttcaaaaaaaaaatcgcTATTTGTCGTTTTTTGTCAGGACTCAAGCAACAAGTTACAGGAGCAGAAAGGATTATGTAATGCAGGATTATCTACCTGCTACACAACATCCCATTGCGCAAGGCTGCTAATAATAAGAACGGAAGAATAATATGCAGAAGCTGTTGTCTAGCCATAGGCTTTACTATCCTGCTTCCGTTGCAAAAATGAGATCAATCAGTATGTGTCAGCTGCGTCCGGTAATTGCGCACACCTATAAGAGATCGTACAGTTCTCCGGCAAAAGAGACTGTTTCCAGTACAAAGAAGAGTGAGGAGGCTCCCggcttcaaaaaaatatttctCGCGGCATTACTCGGGACTGGGGTCTTTATCCTTGCAGTAGATTCTCTCGACAGAAATCAACCAAAGACAACGTATACTGCCGCCGAATACGAAACTGTGATGAAAGGGTTGAAGCGTAGAGTTACAATTTTTGAGCCAGGACAGGTCGATATCGAACTGTTATGTGGATTGGATGCAAAGCAAATTGCGGCAATTGTAAActcgaaaaagaaagatcAGTTGAAAGTGATTGATCCGTTAACGGTAGTTGAGTCCTTTAGAACTACCAAGGATGGAGTATATGAGGCGTTGCTGAACATCGAACGGGATAAAAACGGTGAAAAAGAGTATATATACCACTTACCGACTGGAATGCTGATATCTCTATTATCCAAGTACATCAAAGATAATTGCCAGGTTGGTGATACAATTATTATTCAAGCTTTCCCTCTATCAATGCAGGACGCTATCAAATTCGAGAATGaagtagcagtagtagGGAAAGTTTTTATTTCAAAGACCGAAAAGGATTCTGATATTTgtcaatattttgaaactgtcCACAAGACCCATATAGTTTAATTGTAGACAAGTGTGTGTAGCATAATAAACcatgtatatatatctCATCGGGGCTCTCTACAATGCCATCGCATGCCTCAATACATTTTTCTCATGcagaaagcaaaaaagcaaacaaacaaaacaatATAATGAAACAGCCGTATGGCACTACatttgacaagaaacaTTGAAGGGGACCATGTCTCATTCGGTGAGTGTTCTACCGTACTTGGTCAAATTTGCGCCAAAAACTCCTCATCAATTTGATGGATATATCAACGTGCACTCTTTTGATCTGGATCACACGTTGATCAGACCTAAGAGACCCAAAGCGACCTTTGGAAACGCGCCACACGATTGGAAGTTCATGGAATATGATACCGGACCAGCGATAAATAAACTGGTTGAGATATTAAAGGCTGACACACATGCATGCTTTGTGATATTCACAAATCAAGGTGGTGTATTGGCGGATCCATCAACCTCTAAGAGTTTCCTgaactttgaaaagaagatcTTGCTTATTCTGAAAGCAGTCGAGGCAGTTGACTCTGGGGAAGAATTTCTTAACAGACTGTGGATATATTCTTCTACGAAAAAACCCGCTGCATTATCTAAAAAGATACCAACTCTGAATTCGAAGCCCGGTAAGGTAAATAAACACAGTACTTCTGGAAAATCCAATTTGAAACCCCTAGCTGCATTGATTTTACTCTCTGAAAAGTTTGACGAGATGAGGAAACCAGCAACTGGTTTATTTGTTGAATGTAATAGAGATCTTAAAGAGATACTTAGCCCAACAGATGGCCCAGTGAACTGGAAATACTACTGTGGGGATGCTGCGGGGAGATCTACAGATTTCAGTGATTCTGACAAAATCTTCGCATTAAATACTGGAGTTTCATTCAAGGTACCTGAGGATATATTTAATAAAAAGTAAGTCTATAAAGACGTAAAAACAAACGTTTTTCATGGTTGTCGACGCTCttgtttatttttcagATAGTTCATTAATATAAGTGTGGATGTAATGAAAGCAGCAAACAAGGCAAAACCTTCAATAACGCGGAACGTATGAGCATAACATTCAACTCCAACTTTGCATATAGTATCAcctgctgctgtgtttAAAGTAAGGTCGCTTGCCAAAATAGTGGAAAACAACTTCACTGAGGGTAAACCTCCGGTTGTTATGATGCCCCACAAGGTACTGAAGCTCGATGTTCCGAATGTGTCCGCTACAATAGAAGGGAAAGTACCAAACATGATCCCGAAGGCAtatccaaaaaaaattgaggaaAAATACAGTTCTTGCAAATCAAAACCTGCACCATTTTGCTGTGCGATTGGTGGTGCCTCGGAAACTTTCATTGCACCAAATGCAAACAGGAGCGATGCACTAAAAATATTCCAAAGACGTTGAGAGTTATATCGTTTAACCAGCATATCGGATATTGGACCTGATGAGAGTCTACCTAAAAAAGATGCAAACGAAATCAGAGCAACATGCGATGCTTGTAGTTTTGTGGCGTTGAAGTTGGGCGGTAATTTATAACCCATAGAATTGATCTGTGCTTGCAGAATAAAACCAACGGAGTAAATATATGTTTGTCCGATTCCTTGCAAGGTAGCAACAATGATACAATATGCTATAAAGATCGGTGATTTGATACAATCCCACACCGGTTTATCCACTGAGCTTGAATATTTGTAATCTTcatttctttctgtttcctGATATTCCTGATCCAAGCTTTGCAGTTCAATAGACTGCTGCTCGAATGATGTAGATCTCCCTTCTCTAACGGTGgaataattttttcttgaaggaggcGTCTCAGCATGATAATGCAATTTTGTATTCGATCGGTACGTACTTAGGGAAAACAAACGCGCAATGGAAAACGTTCTTGAGATATTCTTTGTTAAAGAGTTGCCAATAGGCGATTGCCTATCTGTAATGACATTCAAATCAGACGGGGTCACCTCGATTCGATCACTTCCATCAGATTTGGTTGGGGATAACAACAAGCCAGTAGTCACTGTCCCAAGAACGGTATTCTCGTCTTCACCAGATTTAACGGAGCTTAATTGTCCAAGGTGCTTTCGGTTCCCAAATTCGAAGTCCCATATATTCAAGGTAAAGACCCCCCCAAAGATCATGGACGAGCATGCAACCAATAAAAATAAGAACGTGGCAGCTGTCTTATCCTTAAACAACCTAGAACAcaggaaagaaaacaacaagcCAGAGAGACCGTATAATGACACGGGGAATGCAGCTGCTGTGCCTCTTCTGTTTGGAAAGTTCGCAGTGCAAACCTTCATGGCCGCGTAGAAACCGGAAACAGATCCAAACCCCACCAACACAAGAGCGAAAGATACCAACAGAACTTTAGAGAGCATATACCTGTAACAGATGTACAGTATTAAGTATGCGAAGAATGTACAGACAGAACCGATCAGACATGATAACTTCGGGCTTATATCGACAACCATACCGGCGACTGCACCTAACAACGCACTCCCAATATTGATCGACAATGCAATGTTACTGCTTTGTTTGATCGGGATATTGCATCGAGATAGTAGCTGAGGCGCGTAATATGAGTACAAATAAGGAGTACCAGCTCCTAGTGCGACGATGTTACTTCCTATAAAGCTCTTCCACAAGAGTGATGGGGGTGGTGATCTCACCATCAATCGCTATCTTACTTTTATTTGTAGCCACACAGCTATAGAATAACAGTAAAAATATGCGGGAACACTTGTAATTGACTTTTACTGTGCCTCTTATTGTGTCATCATATAGGATTTTCCAATCACCCATTCTTTTAAATCTCTGAATTCGCatttgaaaataaaaactGTTATGCGCATCCTTTAAGATAGATATAGAGATGGAAATTTGGTATATTTAAATAGTTCAAAGAGTAAAAGACCCTCGACAGGTGACACTACTGTATGACCATCTACTCAGAGGATACTCTGGTACATATCCTTTTGGATTAAGTTTAGACCCGTATTAGCGAAGCGGTGTTCTAGTTCTTTCGAAGAATTcgaaaatggaaagtatATCTGCCTACAAAAGCGGTGCTATTGTGGAGCATGCTGATATATGGGATGACGTTAATTGTTTGTGGGGATACATTTATGAAGACCGAAAAGCTGAGAAGTGCTCTATACAATTCCATTCTTTATTACAACGAGCTCAGCGGACAAAAGATCCTCGACTGGTGAAATGCCTAATGTCACTAAATGCAGCAATGAAGAGTACCGACAATGAGCGAAAACTTTTACTGCGAACGTCCAAAGTAGGCCAAAAATTATACCTACCGATAAATATCCATAATGCAACACCAATTCCTCAAAACCCAGAGTCAAATTGTGTTTCCCTAGGAGCAGCAAACAATTTAAGCTTGAAATATCGATTTCTCAAAACTTTAACTGCCGATCCCAATTACGATGCTATACAACAGTCACCAGATATTCCAGATTGCTCTTTAGTGGCGTCACTTATTAACATTAGAAAGTCATCAATTAACCTACCCCCAATTGAACTACTTCCAACTATGCACTATAACATTAACTTACATTTCAACGGATCTGACGAGAGGTTGGTTTCTGTTGATCCGAAAAACATACCAACAACTGAGGACAGTTCCCAATTATCTTTAAGGAGTTCAAATATTGAGGATAAAATTGTGGAATTAGCGTATTTACAAGTCATAGGTGGAACATATATGGCAGAGGGTTCAAATGCTGCGATTGATACCTTCAGAATTACTGGTTTTCTACCAGAAGTGGTTGTTAGCACTAAATATGACTTCAAAACACTAAAGAATTTCTTTAACAGTGGGTCTTGCCTGATGGCAGTTGGCACTGGCAAAGAATCTGGGGCATTACGTGACACGTTGCTGGCCAACCATGACTACTGTATTGAATACATTGATACAGATAACAAAGAAATTTCATTACTAGATCCGTTGGATTCAGAACTCCGCATCAAAATATCTGCAGATGACTTTCGAAGGAAAATCCAACAGGTGTACATTA from Huiozyma naganishii CBS 8797 chromosome 1, complete genome encodes:
- the KNAG0A05220 gene encoding uncharacterized protein (similar to Saccharomyces cerevisiae YMR155W; ancestral locus Anc_2.363); its protein translation is MVRSPPPSLLWKSFIGSNIVALGAGTPYLYSYYAPQLLSRCNIPIKQSSNIALSINIGSALLGAVAGMVVDISPKLSCLIGSVCTFFAYLILYICYRYMLSKVLLVSFALVLVGFGSVSGFYAAMKVCTANFPNRRGTAAAFPVSLYGLSGLLFSFLCSRLFKDKTAATFLFLLVACSSMIFGGVFTLNIWDFEFGNRKHLGQLSSVKSGEDENTVLGTVTTGLLLSPTKSDGSDRIEVTPSDLNVITDRQSPIGNSLTKNISRTFSIARLFSLSTYRSNTKLHYHAETPPSRKNYSTVREGRSTSFEQQSIELQSLDQEYQETERNEDYKYSSSVDKPVWDCIKSPIFIAYCIIVATLQGIGQTYIYSVGFILQAQINSMGYKLPPNFNATKLQASHVALISFASFLGRLSSGPISDMLVKRYNSQRLWNIFSASLLFAFGAMKVSEAPPIAQQNGAGFDLQELYFSSIFFGYAFGIMFGTFPSIVADTFGTSSFSTLWGIITTGGLPSVKLFSTILASDLTLNTAAGDTICKVGVECYAHTFRVIEGFALFAAFITSTLILMNYLKNKQERRQP